In the genome of Triticum urartu cultivar G1812 chromosome 5, Tu2.1, whole genome shotgun sequence, one region contains:
- the LOC125555980 gene encoding GDSL esterase/lipase At2g04570-like codes for MSSLHRCLPWLILLLVLRDGGGGTAVAAAGKVPAIIVFGDSSVDTGNNNFIPTIARSNFWPYGLDFADGHPTGRFSNGRLATDFISEAFGLPASIPAYLDTTLTIDDLAAGVSFASASTGLDNATAGILSVITMAEQLEYFKEYKLRLKLAKGDARGEEIIREALYIWSIGTNDFIENYYNLPERRMQYTAAEYEAYLLGLAESSIRAVYALGGRKMDFTGLTPMGCLPAERMGNRGDPGQCNEEYNAVARSFNAKLKQAVVPKLNKELPGLHLVYADTYDVLDAVVRKPADYGFENAERGCCGTGMFEAGYFCSLSTSLLCTNPNKYVFFDAIHPTERMYNMLADKVMNTTLHVFL; via the exons ATGTCGTCGCTCCACAGGTGCCTGCCGTGGCTGATCCTCCTCCTGGTGCTCCGCGACGGCGGCGGGGGGACGGCGGTGGCGGCTGCCGGGAAGGTGCCGGCGATCATCGTGTTCGGCGACTCCTCGGTGGACACGGGCAACAACAACTTCATCCCGACCATCGCGCGGAGCAACTTCTGGCCCTACGGGCTCGACTTCGCGGACGGCCACCCCACGGGCCGCTTCTCCAACGGCCGCCTCGCCACCGACTTCATCTCGGAGGCCTTCGGCCTGCCGGCCTCCATCCCGGCCTACCTCGACACCACGCTCACCATCGACGACCTCGCCGCGGGCGTCTCCTTCGCGTCTGCCTCCACCGGCCTCGACAACGCCACCGCCGGCATCCTGTCCGTGATCACCATGGCGGAGCAGCTCGAGTACTTCAAGGAGTACAAGCTGCGGCTGAAGCTGGCCAAGGGCGACGCGCGCGGCGAGGAGATCATCCGCGAGGCGCTCTACATCTGGAGCATCGGCACCAACGACTTCATCGAGAACTACTACAACCTGCCGGAGCGCCGGATGCAGTACACGGCGGCGGAGTACGAGGCGTACCTGCTGGGGCTCGCCGAGTCGTCCATCCGCGCCGTGTACGCGCTCGGCGGCAGGAAGATGGACTTCACGGGGCTCACGCCCATGGGCTGCCTCCCCGCTGAGCGCATGGGCAACCGCGGCGACCCCGGGCAGTGCAACGAGGAGTACAACGCCGTCGCCCGGAGCTTCAACGCCAAGCTGAAGCAGGCCGTCGTCCCCAAGCTCAACAAGGAGCTCCCCGGCCTCCACCTCGTCTACGCCGACACCTACGACGTCCTCGACGCCGTCGTCAGGAAGCCGGCCGACTACG GTTTTGAGAACGCAGAGCGAGGGTGCTGCGGGACGGGGATGTTCGAGGCCGGCTACTTCTGCAGCCTGAGCACCTCGCTGCTATGTACGAACCCCAACAAGTACGTCTTCTTCGACGCCATCCATCCCACGGAGAGGATGTACAATATGCTTGCCGATAAAGTCATGAACACCACGCTTCATGTATTTCTCTGA
- the LOC125508934 gene encoding uncharacterized protein LOC125508934: MVLRRAAVESPKKVAALVDLVNLPTALREFAGGRSQMSHLSFFLGVWSHIKNNNLQDPTNRNIVNCDEKLKTVLLGRSKVELSELPMLVKLHFPKVFKS, translated from the exons atGGTGCTGCGGCGGGCGGCGGTGGAGTCCCCTAAGAAGGTGGCGGCTCTGGTCGACCTGGTTAACCTGCCGACGGCGCTGCGGGAGTTCGCCGGGGGCCGGTCCCAGATGTCCCACCTCTCCTTCTTCCTCGGCGTCTGGTCACACATCAAGAACAACAACCTCCAG GACCCGACCAACAGGAACATAGTAAACTGCGATGAGAAGCTGAAAACTGTGCTGTTGGGCAGGTCTAAGGTGGAGCTCTCGGAACTCCCAATGCTTGTCAAGCTACATTTCCCAAAAGTTTTCAAGTCGTAA